The genomic interval TATTGCGAATGATCATCAATAGGAACTGGTAAAAAGTTATGTGTTATCGAATATTTCTAACGGATAGTTAGTATTCATAGATATTTACTATCTGTGGGTAAtgggtattttaatactcgTTTATAAACGGGTTTGGTATATGTATTACACTATTCGACGCATCAATACTCGTTATCtgctaaaaaattgaaattacatttttatcctttagtttaaattatgttttattttttttcctctttctacATCTATGCAACAACCTCTTTACTTATCCATTtactttatttagattttttttcaatttaatttgaattttcatttaaaaacttataaaatatatcttttttttttaaatatttgagtgTTGAAAACAAGTATTCccggattaaaaaaaaatccacaattttttttatgcaaataCCAAACAAATATCAGATCAGATAACGGGTGAGGATAGACACTATCCCTCCCGACCCGACCTGTTGTCATCCCTAATCATCaacttacataaaaatatatactattattCACCCAATTCatgatattataaattaaatttcttttcaaaaaccaAACTAATCTTAGACAAACTCATCATCATCGTTCGTTGTCAACTCCgatagtttttatatattaattttttcatcacATGGTGTAAAATGATAATACTTCGTATCGTCCTATTTCCATTATAAGATGTGAAAAATACTAACCAAATCAAATATATTGGaagactttaaatttaattcatcctTGATCTAAATACTTTAACTCTACAATTTATAAGATATAAGTTATCTTacttatatatttgaaatatggATTGccttttagattatatatttttgaggcattgaatattttgtataataaaaaatatagtctataatacaaatttatatttcaaattatgtatttcagaatacaatatatattataaattataccattaaaaatgtatttttgaataaataaggTTTGTACAAAAGATATCACCCAGTGATTGAAGAAAGAGTTTGTCAGCTTTAACAAAGTCTGCGAGAGGAAATACAGAGGAAGAAACTGAACTCCATTTATGAACTTGTAGAAGGAAAGATCGATCATTTCACCATCCCCTATGGAGTGCAGGTTAAATTTTGGGGGTGCCCAAAACAAACCCAATTAAGCATTATAGTAAAATTGGGCATGTGGATCACAATAAAGCTGATTGAGGCCCAACCCATTGGCACCAACCACGGGGATAGGAAATAACTTTAGATAGtgctataaaataaaactattagtTGACAGTGTAAATCTATATAACTTTTTAGCAACGAATTTTATGACTATGCAAAAGTCATGCAAGGGTTATATgcatgtaaaataaaatgttaaatataattataattgttgtttacaatattttcttagagtatacaaaacctaaaattagaaaacatgAATAAGAGCATGtaacttaaattaattaaaatgtataaaacaaTTACtaacacagaaaaaaaatactgctttaggtaaataataataattattattattattattgttattatgttGCTTTtgcaaattttgtaaaatattatacgAAGTGTTAATCGcataatagttaaaaataataatcattataatatataaatttaaaatatgcaactgaaattaaaataaaaataataacaaatttagcCACAGACAATTTCCCTTACAGgttttaaattatgtaacaaCATAGATAAATATCGCCAACAAGCCCGTCTAGCTCAGTTGGTAGAGCGCAAGGCTCTTAACCTTGTGGTCGTGGGTTcgagccccacggtgggcgtttcctttatattttaaaaacacttttttgtatttcttgtACTCTCTTAATGGGCTGGGCTTTTTCAACCCATTCAATTCTAGATGGATCACTGTTAGTCCAATAACGCCTTTGCATAAATGacatttaattctattttttgaaTTCCGGAAATgatatgaatttaaataattaaatcttatgaaattttttattttatgcacgattgtattaatttaatttccataaatgttatataattttCCTCAACCAAGTTAATGCACAATTAGTTTGATTTCTAATACAAATTTCATccactaaatatttatttttcttcctcttttgtactacaataaaaaaataaacagcgacaatttaaaataaagattttttaaagtttttcttttaatttattctataacattaatttaaattggTTAAATAATCCAAAGCATACCAATAGTTTagtcaaaatttcatttaaattttttaataatattagagaaattgaatttataaaataaactcaaaatatTATCAGACAAttgatttgaaagtaaattcttcaaaataaatagtagatttatgaaaaagttgaaatttagaaattaaatgtaagtAATTACTAAATAGTAGAAAGACAGATTGAAGATATAGATGAACATGAAGCATGTCAATTCTTCCTAATATCTTCCTTGTTCACATTAATGTCACAAAGGGACCATATTTGGGAGTTTCAAAGCTCCAAAGGACAATATTTAGGTATGTTTTAAAGCAATGTTTtaatgagaagagaaaaaaagaaaatttgcatTTACCAACTTTACAAAATGAAACaagtaaaacaataatataaatttaatgtttcagtttttttatttttataaatattatatataaagaaaaatcatcctTTATTTCCAAAATAAGAACTAAGTTAAGGGCAAAATCATGAGTACACACATCTGTGAGTTTATCCTTGCACTACTGTAAAGTGCAGAAACAAATCAAAACTTCATACAAACATTGCTTATTAATTGAACATTTCATTTGCATAATATTCAacattgaaaaagaaactaaaatttcaaataaaaacactCTTTAGTCTTCGAGTTTCAGAATGGAAGAATGCTCCAAACCGCTTCTTTCTTCATTGCCAAATCAACTAGTCTTGCTTACTACTAACTGAACAAAAAACTATGTTCAATCATTGATCACAGAGAAAAATCAGAAGAACCAGTTATTCTCAATCAAGTTAAAAGAGTCCAACTTACGTGTAAATGCAGGAAGATCAGAACTTCTCAACACCCTCAGCCTCTTCACTGTCGACACAAACATGCTGCAAAGCAAACACATTATAAAAGGAATAACATGATAATAGCAATGACAGCTTCCAAGAATCATAGATTTCTAGCAATAAGTACACCACAAaaggagaattaaactgtaGCAAAGAGAAAAAGGCAACTGCAAGAGTTACTTTTAGTCTGGTGTTTACATCAATTGCATGGCAATGTAGTCTGTGTTTATCTTGGCTTCAAAGTATAGTCATGcaatagaatatgaaaaaaaatgcatCAGATCTTTATTATTGATAAGGTGCTTACTGCCAAGGTACATCTCCAACAAGCATTTTGTCTCCTTCATTATCCTCATAAACAAGAGTATATTCTCCACTTCCAACCAGAAAACTTGTATtggctttctctttctcttcctctcccTTGTTTTGAATTCCACCAGCACAGGAATCTCTTTGTGCAGAACAACAGTGGGAAGAGGCAATATGAGATAACTTCATCTCTGCAATAAGATTAtcagaaaagaatgaaaaagaaaaatgaaacttaATTGGTATAAAACATAGCTTAGAAATTTAGCTTTAAAAGAATTCTGAGAGGTGCAAAAAGATTGACAAAAGCTAATGCCTATTCAACTGTGGTTATGAAGGTTGAGATTTAGGCTTCTTTTAGATTAGCATCTCGTGAGATCTTTTTGATTGACATAGGAATTTGACTCCTTATAAAATTTATAGGTGTTCCTGGAAGTGTCATATCAGAAAGTTCGTGACAAGGTTATGagttatattattgaattatcaTAGCCAATTAACAGGACACATTTTGCCTAAATTCTATGACATGTTTACTAGTTGGTGAAAATATGCAGCTGACACAAGGATAATGAATTAGTTTCATTCTTGTAGAAGCAAATTTCTGTATTGAAAACAATTTTGTTGTGTCAACAACAAACATGAGTAAATCCACAGCACTAAAAGGCAAAGAGTGATACCTGCGAGTAGGCCTCTAAAGAGCTCATCAACACCAGAGGAAAGTTTTTCATAGCTGTCATAAGCATTGATGTTCAGTTTTCTTCCTATAGGAACACCATCCATATTGATCTTCACAAACAAGCCTTTGCCACAGTTGTGAGTAGGTTTTTGGATAGCAACGTTGTCTGGAACAAAGTGTTGATATTGTTGGGACCCAGTATGCAGCTTTGAAGAGCTTCCACTTGCAATGTTCTTCCTGAAGGAACGAATTGGAGGCCAACCCACTACTGGACCCGAAGCAGTTCTGCTTTTCGTGGGTCCATATGCAAAAAGTTTAGCAACATGAACAGTGAAAATCTTTCAAGGAAAAGCGatttacataattataatcCAAAATGCTGTAGAAACAAAGCTTTGCATGGATTACAACAATACCAAAGGTGATCTGAGAGTCTTGAAAAGttgaataaatatatgaatacaAGTTAAGTTTCAAAAAGGGTCTGCAACTGCAGTATTGCCTGAAACATCAAGGTTTTCTGACTCACTCCAATCACAATTACGGTTGCATAGGCCATATTTGTTCCCATTTTCCGACAATATCAAAAATTGTgacaaaacaacaaaagcaaTACAAAAGAGAAAAGCAGGAGTACCTTGTGGACACGGCTGCATCTGCAGAAGAGTGTGAGAATGCCTTGTTCTCTACACAACAAAGTTGTGGCACTTCCTTTCTCATCATTAACACGTTTTGTGGCCTTGATTGGAGTTGAAAAAATGATGGTTTAGCTTGGTGTTGGTGGTAAGATGCGGAACTCCATGCAGTGGGCACCATAGCCCCACCTGGACCTGGTTTGTCAGAAGCGGAAATTTCGTGAGTTGAGAAGTAACCAAGAGAAAGTGGTGATTCGTTTCTTTCTGTGATGCATTTTTTGATGCTTTCATTGAGAGAATCTTCACTAGGTGGACCAAGCCTAAGCTCCAGTTTCCTCTCCTCCGAAGACCCGTGGCTTCTTTGCCACATCTTGCTTGCAATGTTGTGTTCTTCCTATGTTTGCCTCTTTTTATGAACAAGCTTCTACTTATGGACTGAAACAACACAAGTACTTGAACCTTTGATATATCTGAAAAAGCACCTGTCAAAAGAATCCATGAGAACCATGCCACGTATTAAGAGACCAAATCCAAGACAAATATCATCACACCATTCACTGGTAGACAATATAGAAGATGATGAAAGCTTGGGAGCATTCACTGAATCGTCCATCAGATATACTCACGAGTAGTTTGATTTGacgttctttttcttttttcaacagTTTGTGCAGAAAACAACAGTGAAAGTAACATCATATATTTTTCTGCTTTCACTGTTTTCTCTAAGAacttctgaaaagaaaaaaggtctATTTAAGCAAAACAGTAAACGTTCTTGCATGAGCTCCTAGTGTTGTGCTTCTTATAATACCGATGTTGTGTGAAAATTGTCTCATTACCATAAACACTGACATGTCTGCAATGCATCATGATTCTTCTGCTGATCTCAATGTGGTTGGAAGCAAACTAACAAGCTTTTTACAGCTAGTTTATTACAGTGCTGTTTAGAAAGCTTATTCCAATTGATACTGATGTCAAAGTTCTTTATGTAGTTTTAcaagttataatatatagttataaTGTATCATGATACAAAAATACATTACTTTAAACATATATAGATTCAATATATATGTAGGATACAATACATACCACTGTATATGAGCACTACACTGAGTATAGCAAGTGCCTAGAGAATAGAGTTAAAGAATTGGTTGGTGAAGATGTCTCAGAAAGTATCATCATTGAGCATTCCAATGATGGTTCAGGAATTGGTGCTGCCCTTCTTGCAGCCTCTCACTCTCAGTAACTTGATGCTTATAATAATGAACATCATGGTGATATTGGGGTTTGTAGGCCATGATCCATTTATGGCCTCAGTAGTCTTGGGAGTTGGGAGGGTTGACTTGCACAGCCCTTTAATTTAACCCAGTCTTTGCACCATTTACTTCTCAACATTTCTCTAAGCTCATGTATTTAATTCTTTCAGGAGGATTCTGCATTTTTCTCTTGCCTTGTTAATCTCAACATCTTGCTTGATCAGTTCCTTTTCAAGTCTCAGTTTTCATTAAATTGCATCTGTTTATGAATTGCTTTCAATATTTACATAAGCCTGTTCTGCACCATTCTTTCAATAGATAGATACCTTTTGTGCAGAACCTATTGTATTACTAGTTGGTGACGACACTAAAGATCATTTTGATGAAGTGTTAGCCTTTTGTGACGTCTTCTTCAATATAATGTTAGGTTTAATTGGAGAGAAGATTAAAACATCGATCACATCTTAACCTAGTGATACAAAAGATACGAGTAATCAttacacacttttacatttatttgatacataatataaaagtttttttcaaaaattaacctaatcataaaaagaattaaaatcactttcaattcaaaattttaatgtaacgagttaataaatataatacgttaatagatttttacttttatacaatgtttcattttttttcatttttactttatatgaaACTTAGACTATTGTATTCCCAACATATACACATGGACATGTggaattaaagataaattttcttGGATTAttttcacacaatttattcattgttttgcttctttcagtttttctttcatttttaaaggtattatgattattaaaaaaaagctGACTTTATACTTgtaaaaaaagagataaattaaagtataaagCAATGAATGTAAAGtttctaaaaacaaaattgtattcTTTTGTCTTTAAAGCATTACTTTAAAACATACCTAATTGTTGTCCTTTAGATCCTTGAAACTTCCCACGTAAATGTTGGTCTGATGGTAAATCGGAAACCCACGATACTATGGTCCCTTTGTgacattaattgttttttctttttatgtttgtgACATTACATATTTTGTGGTGAATAGAGATGCTTAATGTTTACAAGTAGTGTGGACCAAAGACTAATCCTATTAGTAGTACTGTTTCTTTACTTTGAGAAAGATGCAACAATCAAATATTTGACTTTCTTCTTTTACCCATTTATcataggataataatattttaataacttctttttaacaattttttgataatagaaTACGTGtctttgaatttattctaaaaaaatatttaaaacggatcaattaTAAACTGTCTCgcattattaaaaagttgttaaaaaagaattgttaaaaaaaattttttcTTTACGACACTAGTGCATTTGTTTATGTTTGCTCAAATTtaactcttttaaaataatactgtTACGTTTAATGATGATATTAGACATATTATTTTTCACCTTTAAAGTTAGATGTTTTTGTCATGGTttgtttcttaaatatatataggtGGATTAAGCAAgtatataaattacttttaatttgacTTTAAATACCTGCTTGTTTCTACTTTAGGTTGAACCAACTTATAAACTTACGAGTCCacccattttataaaataataattatatttaaaaataaataatttttttttacttttattgaaaCGTATATCAAtatttgaagttaaaattaatttcatggttgaaaatacaaattttatataattgtataaatttatcattttaatatagactaaaatattgtaatatatttagaatataaatagaaaatgggGTATGTGGTAGCATATAGGAAATGCCTAACATAGGTTTTAATTTGTGGCAATGCTAATTAGGTTAGGGTAATGTAACGTATTTAGAGGGTTGTTGTACTTCTGTTGTGGATTTCACTACTGCACACACATCACTAATATATTGTTTAaacacctaatttaatttatgttccCACAATCAAAAAATATCtcgctattttttttttttaatttattatattgtatttaattcataaatgcacatgtattatttattgatttggCCATCACAAAGTATTAATGTTTgtacatattttctttcttattaacTATACCATTGAGTCTAAAGATGCTAGTATTAGTAGAATAACTTATATTTACGTTCATTTGATATAAGTTATAAGAGTAAAATGCTCATTGAATAGTGAACTTTTATATTAGTAAAAAGTAATAAaggttaatatcaaataaatataaaaaatatgtgtgaatcaaaatatcatttttcctaTACATGAAATGGTCTTGGCACTAgagtaataaattttaattaactaatatagttattaatatttacttCTTAGCAATTCTTTGTTggtattttatatgtaaaaggacataattaataaattttaaaatattaaaatattttctaaaagaaaattaaaaccaaaataaaagatagaaaaaattattttgtattaatcatgtaaaaaaatatactttattttatataatatattataatttgtgaatatgaatgaaattaagtattatttcatagaaatgaatattttgaatgtgaaaatataactttcaattttttttctattaaaataggTTCTGAATGAGTTTAATAATgataactttcaatttttttttaatatcataaaatccacttataatatatataaattaggtacattatatttagaaaaatgatattttaacaccaattttttgacatcattttgacactgcacacgtgtcaaaatgtgattggatgatttcaaattaaaaagaaaaaaactttggtttttctcttccaaatatgccattgtttcagtttttttaatttaaaatcgtccaactatattttgacacgtgtgtagtgtcaaaatggtgtcaaaaattgatgttaaaataccattttccCTTATTACTTGTTATATATCAACTTTGCAGAGAGAAAGATGGAAGTAATAACTGTGGTGACAAAAGCCACGTCCAAACAAGATAGAATATGAGTTCATTGGAAAAACGAAGGAATTGCTAAGCAAAATCTGAAATATGTATTCGAAAAGAGTGGTGCAGAAGGAGCTTATTGGTAAACAGATACAAtacaaaactattaaaaaatattgagacttgaaaagaaagagatgaaatATGGTGTTGAGGTTAAcaagggaagagaaaaaaatgcagAATCCTGCAGAAAGAATTGAATACATAAGCTTAAACCAATGGTGGCAAAGATTGGATTAAATTAGAGGCTGAGAAAGTCAACTGTGGCCATAAATGGatgataaatgataaaaacCCTAATATGATGATGCTGTTCATTATTGTAAAGCATCAAGTTACTGGGACAGTGAGGCTGCAAGTAGGGCAGCACCAATTCCTGAACCATCATTGGAATGCTCAATGATGATACTTTCTGAGGCATCTTCACCAACCAATTCTTTAAGGGTATTCTCTAGGCACTTGCTATACTCAGTGTAGTGCTCATACAATCCACCATCCATGGCTATCACATTCTTCTCACCATTAACATCACTCATATTGTCTTTTCCCATCTTCTTCAAGATACCTAAGATTCCAGCAGCAGCAAGACGAGCACCACGGGTAGCAATAATATTGCAGATCTCCACAACCACCTTCCTCACTTCTAGGGAGCTATCAGATATCTAATTTACAACTCAGACAACAAAGTAAAGATGAAAAATCTACGTGATAACATAGAAGCATGTGCATGGTAAAAACATAGGTGCATTGTCTTTAATGAATAAGAATAAAGTATGTTCTTGAAATAGCAgatttgtaataatatatatcatgtCTTATgaatctataaaataattaatgtatcGTTGTATCAGATACGTTATAACTATTATAACTTATAAGTACATAAAGAAGCTGTGAAAAGCTTGCTGGAAAATCTTAATCCAAATAGAACAGGATTTTATATACCTCGAAAATGTTCTTCAGTTTGCTTCCTACCACGTTGAGATCAGCCGAGGAATCATGATGCATTGCAGACATGTCAGGTGTCCTGTACATTCAGTGTTGAAGTTCATCAGACAATTTTTGCACAATACCAGTAATTATGAGCAGCACAACACAAGGAGGTCATGAAAAAACATTCACCAGTTtacttaaacataatttttttttttgtagaaaataGTGAAAGCAGAAAATATAAAGTCTTTTTCACTGTTGTTTCTGCATAAActactgaaaaagaaaaaaaaaagtaaaatccaACTACTGCTAAGTATCTCTGATGAATGCTCCAAAGTTTTCATAATTGATGacatttattgaatatttaatgtttaaatgtgATAACTAAAATAGACTTGAACGACAAAGTGTGAA from Vigna radiata var. radiata cultivar VC1973A chromosome 9, Vradiata_ver6, whole genome shotgun sequence carries:
- the LOC106773928 gene encoding auxin-responsive protein IAA2-like codes for the protein MWQRSHGSSEERKLELRLGPPSEDSLNESIKKCITERNESPLSLGYFSTHEISASDKPGPGGAMVPTAWSSASYHQHQAKPSFFQLQSRPQNVLMMRKEVPQLCCVENKAFSHSSADAAVSTRTASGPVVGWPPIRSFRKNIASGSSSKLHTGSQQYQHFVPDNVAIQKPTHNCGKGLFVKINMDGVPIGRKLNINAYDSYEKLSSGVDELFRGLLAEMKLSHIASSHCCSAQRDSCAGGIQNKGEEEKEKANTSFLVGSGEYTLVYEDNEGDKMLVGDVPWHMFVSTVKRLRVLRSSDLPAFTLSSKQD